In Syntrophorhabdaceae bacterium, a single genomic region encodes these proteins:
- a CDS encoding transposase, with protein sequence MDVPPLLHSLFETCDRVEKVVAFIGLAPREFISGSSIKGKARLSKIGHARLRKALYMPALVSIQCNPIIQTFYDRLKEKGKNGKVIVCAIMRKLIHLIFGILKSGKPFDPNYRPHCA encoded by the coding sequence ATGGACGTCCCCCCCCTACTACATAGCCTGTTTGAGACGTGTGACCGGGTCGAGAAGGTAGTGGCGTTCATAGGACTTGCCCCAAGGGAGTTTATCTCAGGCAGTTCCATCAAGGGCAAGGCCAGACTCTCCAAGATAGGTCATGCTCGATTACGGAAGGCCCTCTACATGCCTGCATTGGTATCAATTCAGTGTAACCCAATCATCCAGACCTTCTACGATCGTTTAAAGGAAAAGGGAAAGAATGGCAAAGTCATTGTGTGCGCTATCATGCGTAAGCTGATACACCTCATCTTTGGTATCCTGAAATCGGGGAAGCCATTTGACCCGAACTATAGACCACATTGCGCTTGA